One genomic segment of Alkalimarinus alittae includes these proteins:
- the mraY gene encoding phospho-N-acetylmuramoyl-pentapeptide-transferase — translation MLVWLADFLSQYISVFGVFKYLTLRGILGVLTSLTIALIVGPIMIRKLSQYQIGQSVRGDGPQSHLSKAGTPTMGGALILVAVAVSTLMWADLSNRYVWITLLVTLLFGAIGWVDDYRKVVEKNSRGLPGKWKYFWQSVFGLGAAFALYSTATLPQETTLIVPVFKDFALEMGPLFILLSYFVIVGSSNAVNLTDGLDGLAIMPTVMVAGALAIFCYLSGNVRFADYLHIPYLPGAGELIIFCGALVGAGLGFLWFNTYPAQVFMGDVGALALGAALGIVAVIVRQEIVLFIMGGVFVMETVSVILQVGSYKLTGRRIFRMAPLHHHFELKGWPEPRVIVRFWVITVVLVLVGLATLKLR, via the coding sequence ATGTTAGTTTGGTTAGCTGATTTTCTATCTCAGTATATCAGTGTATTTGGTGTATTTAAGTACCTGACGTTAAGAGGCATCTTGGGTGTACTAACGTCCCTTACTATCGCACTGATTGTCGGTCCGATTATGATCAGGAAACTAAGCCAGTATCAAATAGGGCAGTCAGTTAGAGGTGACGGGCCGCAATCGCACCTTAGTAAAGCCGGCACACCAACAATGGGTGGCGCGCTTATTTTAGTGGCTGTTGCTGTTAGTACATTAATGTGGGCAGACTTGAGTAATCGTTATGTCTGGATAACGCTTTTGGTGACACTGCTTTTTGGTGCTATTGGTTGGGTTGATGACTACCGAAAAGTCGTTGAAAAAAATTCAAGAGGGCTACCAGGAAAGTGGAAATATTTTTGGCAGTCAGTATTTGGTTTAGGGGCTGCATTTGCACTCTATAGCACCGCGACATTGCCACAAGAAACAACGCTAATCGTGCCTGTGTTTAAAGACTTTGCGCTTGAGATGGGGCCGCTATTTATCTTGCTAAGCTATTTTGTCATCGTGGGTAGTAGTAATGCTGTAAACCTAACGGATGGACTGGATGGGTTGGCAATCATGCCAACGGTAATGGTTGCCGGTGCATTGGCAATCTTTTGCTATCTATCAGGTAATGTTCGTTTTGCTGATTATCTTCATATCCCATATCTACCAGGCGCAGGCGAGCTTATTATTTTTTGTGGAGCATTAGTGGGCGCAGGCCTTGGCTTTCTATGGTTTAACACGTATCCAGCTCAAGTCTTTATGGGAGATGTAGGTGCATTGGCACTAGGTGCTGCGTTGGGCATTGTTGCGGTCATTGTAAGGCAAGAAATCGTACTGTTTATCATGGGCGGCGTTTTTGTTATGGAAACGGTGTCTGTCATTCTTCAGGTCGGCTCATATAAATTAACCGGCCGAAGAATCTTTAGAATGGCGCCATTACATCATCATTTTGAATTAAAAGGTTGGCCTGAACCTCGTGTAATCGTCCGGTTTTGGGTAATAACAGTGGTCTTGGTATTGGTAGGCCTGGCAACACTAAAATTGCGTTAA
- a CDS encoding UDP-N-acetylmuramoyl-tripeptide--D-alanyl-D-alanine ligase, producing the protein MINDCSLATLASITSGDAFGEDCVFRSVSTDTRSIQAGDLFVALQGPNFDGNQYVISAKEQGAVAALVDTYQDVDIPQVQVTDTLKALGVLASYNRQLFSGRIAAITGSSGKTSVKEMLAELLSEQGNTLATKGNLNNHIGAPLTLLRISEEHKFAVVELGASGVGEINYTASLAKPDVSILTNAGNAHLEGFGSYENIVQAKSEIISALDEDGVAILNADDPAFEQWKKIAGFRKTCAFSLNANAGADVWAESIDLRPNGSSFELCWSEGRVSISLPLPGEHNIANALAASSAANVLGVSWQAIKKILSELKSIKGRLELATSEQGYTVINDTYNANPSSTRAALDVLVSSNGFRVAVLGDMAELGEDAADMHHEIGLYAKDAGVDALYAFGQYAKDTVKGFGSKAQEFNSKQDLIDVLKKEIREDATYLVKGSRSSAMETIVEEMLKQKVVA; encoded by the coding sequence ATGATTAATGATTGCTCATTAGCAACGCTTGCAAGCATCACCAGTGGTGATGCGTTTGGTGAAGACTGCGTATTTAGGTCTGTCAGCACGGATACTCGTAGTATTCAGGCAGGCGATCTTTTTGTTGCGTTGCAAGGTCCTAACTTTGATGGCAATCAGTATGTTATTAGCGCAAAAGAACAAGGGGCTGTTGCAGCACTAGTTGATACGTATCAGGATGTGGATATCCCTCAAGTTCAGGTGACCGATACATTAAAAGCACTAGGGGTTTTAGCCAGTTACAACCGTCAATTGTTTAGCGGACGTATTGCGGCAATTACGGGCAGTAGTGGCAAAACATCTGTCAAGGAAATGCTAGCTGAACTATTGAGTGAGCAGGGTAATACTTTAGCGACCAAGGGTAATTTAAATAATCATATTGGCGCGCCATTGACCTTGCTCAGGATTAGTGAAGAGCACAAGTTTGCAGTGGTAGAGCTGGGTGCTAGTGGCGTTGGCGAAATCAACTACACCGCATCACTTGCTAAACCTGATGTATCGATTCTTACTAATGCAGGTAATGCTCACTTAGAGGGTTTTGGTAGTTACGAGAATATTGTTCAAGCAAAAAGTGAAATTATTAGTGCTTTAGATGAAGACGGTGTGGCGATTTTAAATGCTGATGATCCTGCGTTTGAACAATGGAAAAAGATAGCCGGCTTTCGCAAAACGTGCGCGTTTAGTCTTAATGCAAATGCTGGTGCGGATGTTTGGGCTGAATCCATTGATCTAAGACCTAATGGTTCAAGTTTTGAACTGTGCTGGAGTGAAGGGAGAGTTTCAATATCGTTACCTTTACCAGGAGAGCACAATATCGCTAATGCATTGGCAGCGTCTAGTGCAGCCAATGTGTTAGGTGTTAGCTGGCAGGCCATTAAAAAAATATTAAGCGAATTGAAGAGTATTAAAGGGCGACTTGAACTCGCTACATCGGAGCAGGGTTATACGGTTATTAATGATACCTACAATGCGAACCCTTCATCTACTAGAGCTGCATTGGACGTGTTAGTGAGTTCGAATGGTTTTAGAGTTGCTGTGTTGGGCGATATGGCAGAGTTGGGGGAGGATGCAGCAGATATGCATCATGAAATAGGGCTTTATGCCAAAGACGCGGGTGTTGATGCTCTATATGCCTTTGGTCAATATGCCAAGGATACTGTGAAAGGCTTTGGCAGTAAGGCACAAGAATTTAATAGCAAGCAGGATTTGATAGACGTGCTTAAGAAAGAAATAAGGGAAGACGCTACCTATTTGGTGAAAGGGTCTAGAAGCTCTGCAATGGAAACAATTGTAGAAGAAATGCTAAAACAAAAGGTGGTTGCGTAA
- a CDS encoding UDP-N-acetylmuramoyl-L-alanyl-D-glutamate--2,6-diaminopimelate ligase, translated as MMAIEPREHTLSALLKGICVLPSVLDCRVYGVALDSRKVKKGDLFIALKGFSASARAHVPQAVANGAVAVLVDSDKDVLSICEDGDSVELFVPGLKAHVGEIASRFFGAPSKHMRVVGVTGTNGKTTVSQYLAQVLSGLGDKTGVIGTLGYGLLDDLEVATHTTPDVVKVQQILANLKGRGASCAAMEVSSHGLDQGRVDEVNFAGAVFTNLSRDHLDYHESMEAYGNAKKALFQKPGLSFAVINFDDEYGRELVGSIADTTKVISYGISEPADISVDRIQYTKQGINAELSGPWGTTTLNCQLMGAFNLSNVMAVIGVAFAMGYGIEEICQATAELTPVTGRMQAYNVEGQPGVIVDYAHTPDALKNALQAVKQHCTGSVWCVFGCGGDRDAGKRAMMAAIAEDYADVIVVTDDNPRGEKPEDIVEDIIFGFSKSADVSVIHDRQSAIEYCMSNACINDMVLVAGKGHEDYQEIEGQRLSYSDIDVVERYLGVGVSK; from the coding sequence ATGATGGCGATAGAACCCCGCGAACATACATTGAGTGCGTTGTTAAAAGGCATTTGTGTTTTGCCATCGGTGCTAGATTGCCGAGTTTATGGTGTTGCGCTTGATAGTCGAAAGGTAAAGAAGGGTGATTTGTTTATCGCGCTGAAAGGGTTTAGCGCTTCGGCGCGCGCGCATGTACCTCAAGCTGTCGCCAATGGTGCTGTTGCGGTATTAGTGGATAGTGATAAAGACGTTTTGAGTATTTGCGAAGACGGTGATTCCGTAGAATTGTTTGTTCCTGGCTTGAAAGCGCATGTCGGCGAAATTGCGTCTCGATTCTTTGGTGCGCCTTCAAAACATATGAGGGTTGTGGGGGTAACCGGTACGAATGGGAAAACCACAGTTTCACAGTACTTGGCTCAAGTGCTAAGCGGACTAGGAGATAAAACAGGGGTTATTGGTACGTTGGGTTATGGGTTGCTTGATGATCTAGAGGTGGCAACGCATACCACACCAGACGTTGTTAAGGTGCAGCAAATTTTAGCAAACCTAAAAGGTCGCGGAGCAAGCTGTGCTGCGATGGAGGTTTCTTCACACGGACTAGATCAAGGCCGTGTAGATGAAGTTAACTTTGCTGGAGCAGTATTTACAAACTTATCCAGAGATCATCTTGATTATCATGAGTCGATGGAAGCGTATGGTAATGCTAAGAAAGCCTTGTTTCAAAAGCCTGGTTTGTCGTTTGCAGTGATCAACTTTGATGATGAATATGGTCGTGAGTTAGTAGGATCTATTGCAGATACAACCAAAGTCATCAGCTACGGAATCAGTGAGCCCGCCGATATTTCAGTAGATCGTATTCAGTACACCAAGCAAGGAATTAACGCCGAGTTATCAGGGCCTTGGGGGACAACAACATTAAACTGCCAGTTAATGGGGGCGTTTAATCTTAGTAACGTCATGGCAGTAATAGGTGTTGCGTTTGCTATGGGGTATGGCATAGAAGAAATTTGTCAGGCTACAGCAGAGTTGACGCCTGTTACAGGAAGAATGCAGGCCTACAATGTCGAAGGGCAGCCTGGCGTAATCGTCGACTATGCGCACACACCAGATGCGCTAAAAAATGCACTACAAGCCGTAAAGCAGCATTGCACGGGTAGCGTATGGTGTGTTTTTGGGTGCGGCGGGGATCGTGATGCTGGCAAACGCGCCATGATGGCTGCAATAGCCGAAGACTATGCCGATGTGATTGTGGTGACAGATGATAACCCTAGAGGTGAAAAGCCGGAAGATATCGTTGAAGATATTATTTTTGGATTCAGCAAAAGCGCAGATGTTAGTGTGATTCATGATCGTCAATCTGCGATTGAGTATTGCATGTCTAATGCCTGTATTAACGATATGGTATTGGTGGCAGGTAAGGGGCATGAGGACTACCAAGAAATTGAGGGGCAGCGGTTAAGTTATAGCGATATAGACGTAGTTGAGCGCTATTTGGGTGTAGGTGTGTCGAAATGA
- a CDS encoding peptidoglycan D,D-transpeptidase FtsI family protein — MSGKIDAKNEQLDDEQGVAVWRFWFVVSVLSFAVIVLMYRAVELQVVDQQFLKGQGDARTIRHEKIDAHRGMITDRFGEPLAVSTPVETVWANPQEMQYDARGLRELANRLEVSETWLTKRINSNKSREFIYLKRKISPAQAARVTDLDLPGVYSRREYKRFYPAGEVASHVVGFTNIDEMGQEGVELAYDEWLIGHPGKKRVLKNRRGSVIKNLDLVRDAQPGRSLSLSLDMRVQYLAYRELKAAVMAHRAKAGSMVILDVATGEVLAMVNQPSYNPNNRSKLSTSALRNRAITDVFEPGSTVKPVTIAAALETGDYSPGTKIDTTPGYFRVGRKSIRDHRDYGVIDLSTIISKSSNVGTSKIALDLSGEVVWDMFYRLGFGQATGTGFPGESIGLLRNPVKWRPIEVATMSYGYGVSVNALQLAQMYMVLGNNGMKPPVSLIKTEGNIAAEKVMDAVVAKNVRLMLQKVVEKGGTGTRARVATYDVGGKSGTVHSVGRNGYEDSQYKALFAGVAPIDNPRVAAVVVIDGPQGQEYYGGEVAAPIFSRVMSGAMRLLNVTPDNLPLMADQRTLSLDRKQTNSTDNGRVKG, encoded by the coding sequence ATGAGCGGCAAGATTGACGCAAAAAATGAACAGTTAGATGACGAGCAAGGGGTCGCAGTATGGCGGTTCTGGTTTGTTGTGTCTGTTCTTTCTTTTGCTGTGATTGTGCTCATGTATCGTGCGGTAGAATTACAAGTAGTAGATCAGCAGTTTTTAAAAGGGCAAGGCGATGCACGCACTATTCGACATGAGAAGATCGATGCTCATAGAGGCATGATCACAGACCGATTTGGTGAGCCTTTAGCCGTTAGCACTCCGGTTGAAACTGTGTGGGCTAACCCTCAAGAAATGCAGTATGACGCAAGGGGTCTTCGCGAGTTGGCCAACAGGCTTGAAGTAAGTGAGACCTGGTTAACTAAAAGAATTAATAGCAATAAGTCGAGAGAGTTTATTTATCTAAAACGCAAGATTTCGCCAGCTCAGGCGGCCCGCGTTACAGATTTAGATTTACCGGGGGTGTATAGCCGCCGGGAATATAAGCGATTTTACCCAGCAGGAGAGGTTGCGTCTCACGTTGTAGGGTTTACCAATATCGATGAAATGGGGCAAGAAGGCGTTGAGCTCGCTTACGACGAATGGCTTATTGGGCATCCAGGTAAAAAGCGTGTTTTAAAAAATAGACGTGGGTCGGTGATTAAGAATTTAGATCTTGTTCGCGACGCTCAGCCCGGCAGATCGTTAAGTCTTAGCCTTGATATGCGCGTTCAATATCTCGCTTATCGAGAGCTTAAAGCGGCTGTTATGGCGCATCGAGCAAAAGCAGGTTCAATGGTTATTCTTGATGTGGCGACGGGTGAAGTGTTGGCGATGGTTAATCAGCCTTCTTATAACCCTAACAACCGTTCAAAACTTTCGACCTCGGCGTTACGTAACCGAGCCATTACAGATGTGTTTGAACCGGGTTCGACAGTAAAACCGGTTACAATTGCGGCTGCATTAGAAACAGGTGATTACTCGCCAGGGACAAAAATAGATACAACGCCAGGTTATTTTAGAGTTGGGCGTAAGTCGATAAGAGACCATCGTGATTACGGTGTTATTGATCTGTCGACGATCATCTCAAAATCAAGCAACGTTGGAACTAGTAAGATTGCGCTAGATCTCAGCGGAGAAGTCGTGTGGGATATGTTTTACCGATTAGGGTTTGGGCAGGCAACAGGCACGGGCTTTCCTGGTGAAAGCATTGGTTTATTAAGAAATCCAGTTAAGTGGCGACCCATAGAGGTTGCCACTATGTCGTATGGTTACGGTGTTAGTGTTAATGCACTTCAATTAGCGCAGATGTATATGGTTTTGGGTAATAATGGCATGAAGCCTCCGGTTAGCCTTATAAAAACAGAAGGTAATATCGCAGCAGAGAAGGTGATGGATGCCGTTGTTGCCAAAAATGTACGCCTAATGCTGCAAAAGGTAGTAGAAAAAGGTGGTACAGGCACAAGAGCTCGAGTCGCTACTTATGATGTAGGTGGAAAGTCTGGCACGGTTCATAGTGTTGGGCGTAATGGGTATGAAGATAGTCAGTATAAGGCTTTGTTTGCAGGGGTTGCACCGATTGATAACCCACGAGTAGCCGCGGTAGTCGTGATCGATGGGCCTCAAGGTCAGGAGTATTACGGTGGGGAGGTTGCGGCACCAATTTTCTCAAGAGTCATGTCGGGTGCAATGCGCTTGTTAAATGTTACACCTGATAATTTACCTCTAATGGCAGATCAGCGGACGCTTTCTTTAGATAGAAAGCAAACTAATTCAACTGATAATGGCAGAGTGAAGGGTTGA